The Deltaproteobacteria bacterium genome has a segment encoding these proteins:
- a CDS encoding TRAP transporter small permease: MKMIVSLIGNLSRLMYWIAGISLAGIMFLTVADVFLRAFKRPIVGTYDIVSLLGAIVIGFAIPQTSLERGHVLMDFLTEKLPFGGKLFFHVLTRLLAIIVFLIIGWNLIALGNDLKQTGEVSMTLRIPGFPIAYGIGLCCFIECLILATGMFLKKEGE; this comes from the coding sequence ATGAAAATGATCGTTTCCCTTATCGGAAATCTTTCCCGCCTGATGTATTGGATTGCCGGTATATCGCTGGCCGGGATTATGTTCCTCACCGTGGCGGATGTTTTCTTAAGAGCCTTTAAAAGGCCGATTGTGGGGACCTATGATATTGTGTCTCTATTGGGGGCCATTGTCATCGGCTTTGCCATCCCCCAGACCTCCCTGGAGAGGGGGCATGTCCTGATGGATTTTTTGACCGAAAAACTCCCTTTCGGCGGGAAACTATTTTTCCATGTTCTGACCAGGCTATTGGCCATTATCGTCTTTCTGATTATCGGTTGGAACCTCATAGCCCTGGGAAATGATTTAAAACAAACCGGTGAGGTTTCCATGACTCTGAGAATTCCCGGTTTTCCCATTGCCTATGGCATCGGGCTCTGTTGTTTTATCGAATGTCTGATCCTGGCCACCGGTATGTTTTTAAAAAAGGAGGGGGAATGA